AGCCGCTCGATGCCGACGACGAGCTGGCCATCGCGCTCCACGACCATGCCATCGACGCCGCGCTGGAGCAGTGGGTCGGCGCCCAGCGTGAGGCCGGTCAGCGCATCGTGGGCGTGATGGGCGGCCACGCGTTGCAGCGCGGCGAGGAGGCCTACGCACAGGCGGCCCGGCTCGCTCAGCACCTGGCGGGCCATCACGTGGTCGCCACCGGCGGCGGCCCCGGAGCGATGGAGGCCGCCAACCTGGGTGCCTACCTGGCGCAGGCACCGGCCGCCGTGCTCGAGAGTGCGCTCGAGCAGCTGGCGACCGTGCCGACGTTCCGTCCCTCGATCCGCGCGTGGGCGCAGGTCGCCCTCGGCGTACGCGAAGGCTTCGAGGGTCAGCCGGAGCGGTCGCTGGGGATCCCGACGTGGCACTACGGCCACGAGCCGCCCAACGTCTTCGCCGGCGCGATCGCGAAATACTTCCGCAACGCCACCCGCGAGGCGGTGCTGCTGGAGGTCTGTGACGGCGGCATCGTCTTCCTGCCTGGCGCCGGCGGCACCGTGCAGGAGGTCTTCCAGGACGCGTGCGAGAACTACTACGCCGACGCCAGCGCGGTCGCTCCGATGGTGCTCGTCGGACGCCGCTACTGGACCGAGGAGCTGCCGGTGTGGCCGCTGCTGCAGGCGCTCGCGCGCGGCCGCGAGATGGAGCCGCACGTGCACCTCGTCGACAGCGCCGACGAGGTGCTCGAGGTCATCGGAGCCGGCGTGCCCGGATGACGTCGCGGTAGTGGCCGACCAGGGCCGCGTTCACCGCGCCCCACGACTTGTGCGCGACGCTCTTGCGGGCCTCGCGGCCCATCCGCAGCCGCATCAGCGGGTCGTTGTGCAGCTGCGCGACACGGGAGCCGAGAGCGTCGCGGCTGCCCGGGTCGTAGAAGTAGCCGGTGACGCCTTCGACCACCAGGTCCAGCGGCCCACCCGAGCGCGGCGCGACCACCGGGATCCCGGAGGCGAGCGCCTCCTGGACCGCCTGGCAGAAGGTCTCGTGGGAGCCGGTGTGCACGAAGACGTCGAGCGAGGCGTACGCGGCACCGAGCTCGTCGCCCTGGAGCACGCCCAGGAAGGTCGCGTTCGGGAGCAGCTGACGCAGCTCACGCTCCTGCGGGCCACCGCCGACGAGCACGACCTTGTAGGCCGGGTTGTGCGCCAGCGCGGCGAGCAGGTGCAGCTCCTTCTCCTGCGCCAGCCGGCCGACGTAGCCGACGATCGTCTCGCCGTTGGGGGCGAGCTGGCGGCGCAGGTCGTGGTCGATGCGGCTGGGGTGGAACAGCTCGACATCGACGCCCCGCGGCCACAGACCGGTGCGCTGGACGCCGAGACCCTCGAGCTGGGTGAGCGCCGACGAGCTCGGTGCCAGGGTGCGGTCGGCGGCCGAGTGGGCCTGGCGGGTGAGCATCGCGGCGGCCTGCGGTCCCCCGACCGCCTTGTACTTGTCCCAGAAGCCCACCAGATCGGTCTGGTAGATCGCCACGCTCGGGATGCCGAGCTCCTTCGCCACGTGCACCGCCTGCCTCCCGAGCAGGGCAGGGGAGGCGACGTGGACGACATCGGGGCTGAACCGGGTCATCACCGAGCGCAGCTTGCGTCGCGTCTCGATGCCGACGCGGAAGTCCTTGTAGACCCAGAAGGTCGCTCCGCGGGTGCGGGTCACCGGGAACCCGGCGTACTCGCTCGGGCCTGTGGGTGCGACGACCTCGACCGTGTGGCCGTCGACGGCGAGGTGCTCCAGCACGCGGCGTACGGAGTTCGTCACGCCGTTGACCTGGGGCAGGAACGACTCCGTGACGAGGAGCACGCGGAGCGGCTCTGCGTTGGCGGCGACCAGCGGGGCTCGATCGAGGCTGATGCTCATGTGCATGATCGTGCGCGCCGTCTCGCAACGTGATCCCTGACTTGGTTAACAGATCGGTGAATCTCGCGTGGCCAGAACTCTGTGCCGGCCGACAGGTAGTCCGGCCCGTGTCACCAGCGGAAACGCTGCGTGACTCTCAGAAATCTGTCACCTGCCTGCGGCCGCCGACAGATCCCCGTCAGCGCTCGTTCCTAGGCTCGCCGACGTCAAGCCGGTTCTCGGACGGCACCGATGCGACGAAGGAGTCACCATGAATCACCTACGACGCGCGCTCGCCGCGCTCGGCGCCGCAGCCGCCCTCGGCGGCGGCCTGGTCGCCCTGTCGAGCTCGCCCGCCAGCGCCTACGACGACGCGCCGTGCCAGGCGCGCTACTGGCACGACGGGGTCGACCGCTACGTGCAGACCTGCCCCGACTGGGGCATGTCCGGCACCAACGACATCCCGGTCTACGACATCGACGCCAGCCCGCCCGCGATCATCGGCTGGATCGAGGCCTCCGGCAACGACTGGTACGTCTGCCAGAAGCGGGTCACGAAGTATGACCCCTACGCCTACGGCGGCTACCACAACGACTGGTTCGCCTACACGATGGCCGACAACGGCAAGTGGGGCTGGGCACCCGAGGTGTTCTTCAAGGGCGGCGGCAACATGGAGGCCGACCGCAAGCTCGCGCTCTGCTGAGGTCTCCGGCTGACGTCCGTCTCCAGGCTGACGTGTTATTCGGCGGCGGCGAGCTGGCCGCAGGCACCGTCGATCTCGCGGCCACGGGTGTCGCGGACGGTCGTGGAGATGCCCTTGGCCTCCAGGCGGCGTACGAACTCGCGCTCGTCGGCCGGGTCGGAGGCGGTCCACTTCGAACCCGGGGTGGGGTTGAGCGGGATCAGGTTGACGTGCACCCAGCCCCAGTCGCCGTAGCCGTTGAGCACGTCGGCCAGCATGTCGGCGCGCCAGGCCTGGTCGTTGATGCCACGCATCATCGCGTACTCGATCGAGACCCGGCGGCCGGTGACGCGGGCGTAGTTCCAGGCGGCCTCGACGGTCTCGGCGACGGAGAACCGAGTGTTGATCGGCACCAGCTCGTTGCGCAGCTCGTCGTCGGGGGCGTGCAGCGAGAGGGCGAGGGTGACCGGGATGCCCTCCTCGGTGAGCTGCTTGATCCGCGGGACCAGGCCGACGGTGGAGACGGTGACGTGGCGGGCCGAGAGGCCCAGGCCCTCGGGCGCGGGCGAGGTGAGCCGCCGGACCGCGCCCATCAGCGCCTTGTAGTTGGCCATCGGCTCGCCCATGCCCATGAAGACCACGTTGGAGAGGCGACCGGGGCCGCCGGGGATCTCGCCGCTGGCCATCTGCCGAGCTGCGACGACGACCTGGTGGACGATCTCGGCGGTCGACATGTTGCGCTCGAGGCCGCCCTGGCCGGTGGCGCAGAACGGGCAGGCCATGCCGCAGCCGGCCTGGGAGGAGATGCAGACCGTGGCACGGTCGGAGTAGCGCATCAGCACCGACTCGACCAGCGCGCCGTCGAAGAGCTTCCACAGCGTCTTGCGGGTGGTGCCCTTGTCGGCCTCCTGCTGACGGATCGGCGTCATCAGGTCGGGCAGGAACGTGTTGACGAGCTCCTGGCGCTGGCCCGCAGGAAGATCGGTCATCTTCTCGGGGTCGTCGACCAGCCGCTCGAAGTAGTGCAACGAGAGCTGCTTGGCGCGGAACCCCGGGAGCCCCGCCTCTTTCGCCGCGTCCTGGCGGCCGGCCAGGTCGAGGTCGGCGAGGTGGCGCGGCGGCTTGCCGCGGCCCTTGGGCGGCGCCATCACCAGAGGCAGACGGCGCCCCTCCATCGCGGCGGCCTCCGCCTCGGGGCTGTGCGGGGCGATATCGGTCGCGGAGTCGGGCTCGGTCACCGCTCCAGTGTCCCACCGGGGTGCGGCGTACGGCTAAATCTGGATCCGGCTCTCCCGCTCAGCCCGTCTTGAGCAGGATCCAGAACACCAGCGCGCCCACGCCGACGACGACCACGACCGTCAAGATGATGCCGAGCCAGATGAACTGCGCCAGACGACGGGTCTTGCGCGGGATCAGCATCGCCAGCGGCACCAGAAGAGTCAGCGCCACCCACGGGAACAGCTCCTCGGCCCGCTCCTGCCCGAGCATCCAGGCGAGCAGCGCGCCCCAGGTGCCGGGCACCAGGATCGCGTAGGCGAGGCCGATGTAGAACCCGACGAGCGCTGCCACCGTCGGGTGCGAGTCGTGCAGCCACGCCCACACACCACCGGACCCCGAGGACTTCTCCTCCGGGTCCTGATCTGCCTCGACAGCTGGACCTGAGTCCACCTCGAGGTCTGCGGGACGCTCGGTCACGTTTCAACCGTAGCCCCGAACGGCGCGTTCTCGGGTAAAGAATCGCTGCGGGCGACAACTTGGGTAGTTCAGGGCGACTCGGTCCATCTACCTGTGGGTAAGGGGCTGAATCGCCCTGAACTATCGCGCGATCACGCAACCCGACGGAGAAAATGGGCACGCTGCGCCTGGGTCAGAGCGCGTCTGTCGCGCACCGTGTTGGTCGGCACCCACCAACGGGGCGGATCGATGGTCCACAGCCGCTCATCGGCGGGCAGCCGGAGCGCCCGGGCCCGTGCTTCCAACGTCCGGCGCTTGAAGTCGGTCGGGTCGCGTCGATCGGCGGCGATCATCGTGACGTATTCGAGGCCCGCGCGACGGAACGCCCCCTCCCGCACGAGATCCTTCGCGCGCTGTTTCCCGGCCAGGTGGACCCCTCCGTCGTACTCCCCCACGACGCCCCGCTCCAGATCGAGTACGTCGGGCGTGCCGATGTGGCGACCCTCAAGGTCGAAGATCGCCCTGTTGGTGACGACATGTCCCAGCCTCAGACGCACTGTCCAGGTGAGTCGGAGGTCGACCTCCATCGGCGACCAGACATTCTCATCAGCGTGCGCGAGCGCCTCGCGTAGATGCTCCACGCCCGTCCAGGCCGTCAGGGTCGCAGCGTACGCCGTCAGCTCCTCGATCGAGACGAGATCGCTAGCCGCGACGAGGTCGATCCAGCGCACCGCTTCCAACAGGTTCGGCGCGTATCTGACCTCGTAGGCGGTGGACCGCAGAGGGTCTGTCAACACCACGCTTGTATCCGTCCGGCGCTCGGTGGGCAGGAGCCTTTCGTGGCTGATCGCGATGCCGCCGCGTGCGCGGGTGTAGTGGCCGGGAGTCACGATCGTGGCCGGCATCGAGGCACCGTATCGATCGATACCGTCGACCCACTTGACCCCGGACCAGGCCAGGGCTGCCCAGCCGGTCAGCGCCCCATCGGTCGGCACCACGCTCGCCGCCTCGAGCGCCCGCTGCCGCGGGTCGGTCCCATCGACGTGGCTGGGGACGTACCACCCGTTGAAGGTGCGCCTCCAGAGGCGTCCGCGTGCCTGCTTGCGGGTCGGGCCGCTCATCCCGGACGGGTCGATCCTGACGGGACGCACCAGCCCCGGCCGCCCCAGGATCTCGGGCGGCCGGAAATGCTCCCGACGCGTGACCATCCCCAGATCATGGCCGCGACCACCGACAGTCTTGCTGCCTCGGGTTAGTCCCGGGCGCATTGGCCCCTCTACCTAGGAGTAACGGGCCGATCCGCCATGAACTATCGCGGGGCGACGGTGACCACGTCTGGCATACCCAGGTTCCGCCATCTGGCCACGTCGGGGAGCGTGCCGGTCAGCTCGCTCGCCAGGACGGTCCAGGCGGTGCCGTGGCCGACCAGGACGACATCCTCTCCGGCGTGAGCCGACAGGATCCCGGCGGCTGCCTTCATCACGCGGGCGCGGCACTCCTCGAGCGGTTCCCAGCCGTCGTACGCAGGCACGGTCGGATCGGCGAAGGCACGCTCGACCGTCGCCTGGAAGTCCTCGACCCAGGCGCCGCCGCGGACGTGCTCGCGCAGGCCCTCGACCACGCCGACCTCGCCGTCGGTGAGGAGCTGGGCGGTCTGCTGCGCCTTGGTCTCGGGCGAGGAGTACCACGTGGCGCCGGCCGGGAGCCGGTCACGCAGCGCCCAGACGTCGTCGAAGCCGGCCGGGTCCAGCTCCCAGTGCTCGGCGGCGACGCCACGGACCTGAACCGGTCGGCCGTGGCGTACGAGGAAGAGCATCAGAGGACGCGCCCTCAGAAGACGGCGTAGTGGAGGATCAGCCAGACCGGGGCGACGGTGGCCAGGAGCGAGTCGAGGCGGTCCATGAGGCCGCCGTGGCCGGGGATGATCTGGCTCATGTCCTTGACGCCGAGGTCGCGCTTGATGACCGACTCGACGAGGTCGCCGAGGACGGCCATCACGCAGGCGACGACGCCGAGCGCAACACCGATCCACCAGGATCCGTCGAGCAGCCAGACGACGAGGCCGATGCCGGTGGCGACGGTGAATACCACAGACCCGGCGAAGCCTTCCCACGACTTCTTCGGGGAGATCACCGGGGCCATCGCGTGCTTGCCGAAGAGGACACCGGCGATGTAGCCGCCGATGTCGGACATGATCGTGAGCAGCACCCAGACGATGATGCCGAGCACGCCGTCGTCGGAGAATCCGCCCGAGGTCCAACCGCCGCCCTCGCCGAGCATGAGCCCGACGAACGAGCCCAGGAACGGGATGTAGAGCAGGGTGAGGACGGAGGCCGCCGACGTGCGTACGTAGCCGTCGACACCGCGCCGCAGCACCCACAGCATGATCACCAGGGCGCTCACCGCGGTGGCGGTCACCAGCGCGTCGGAGCCGAGGAAGTAGGCGACCAGCACCATCACGGTGCCGCCGATCATCAGCGGCTGCTCGGGGACGTCCATGTCCTTGGCGACCAGGCCGCGGTGGAGCTCCCAGACGGCGGCGACGACGCAGGCGACGACGATCACCATGAAGGCCGTCTTCACGAACATCAGGCTCAGCGCGATGGCGACCAGCAGCACGACGGCAGAACCGATCGCGGCGGGCAGGTTGCGGCCAGCGCGGCCGTAGTCCTTCTTCGGCGGCTCGGAGGCTGCGGAAGAAGGAGACGGCGGCGTACGGCTCACTTGGGGTTCAGTCATGCTCGGCTTCGAGGCTCAGACCTCGAGCAGCTCGGCTTCCTTGGACTTGAGCAGCTCGTCGATGGCCTCGGTGTGCTTCTTGGTGAGGCTGTCGAGACGCTTCTCGGCGCCGGAGACGTCGTCCTTGCTCGCCTCGCCGTCCTTCTCGAGCTTCTCGAGGCTCTGCTTGGCCTTCTGGCGCACCTGGCGCACGGAGACGCGGCCCTGCTCGCCCTTCTCCTTGGCGAGCTTGATGTATTCCTTGCGACGCTCCTCGGTGAGCTCGGGGAACACGGCGCGCAGGACCTTGCCGTCGTTGGACGGGTTGACGCCGAGGTCGGAGTCGCGGATCGCCTTCTCGAGGTTGGGCATCGCACCGATGTCGAACGGCGCGATGTTGATGATGCGCGGCTCGGGGCTGGTGAAGGACGCCAGCTGCTGGATCGGCGTCGGGGTGCCGTAGTAGTCGACCAGGATCTTGTTGAACATCGACGGGGTGGCTCGACCGGCGCGGATGGTGGCGAAGTCCTCACGCGTGGAGTCCACCGACTTCACCATCTTGCTGTCGGCCTCGTTGAGGATGTCGTTGATCACCAGATGCTCCTGTGCGCTCGTAAGTGTTGTGGGTTGTGGATGCTTCGGGCTCGTGCCGCTCAGCCGGCGGTGACGAGCGTACCGATCTTCTCACCCTGGACGATGCGGTAGACCGCGCCCTTGTCCTCCGCGCCGTAGACCACGATCGGCATCTTGTTCTCCATGCAGAGGGCGAACGCGGTGGCGTCGGCGATCTTGAGCTGCTTCTGCAGCGCCTCGGCGAAGGTGAGCTCGTCGTACTTCGTCGCCGTCGGGTCCTTCTTCGGGTCGGCGGTGTAGACGCCGTCGACACCGCTCTTGGCCATCAGGACGACCTCGGCGTGGACCTCGAGGGCACGCTGGGCGGCGACGGTGTCGGTGGAGAAGAACGGCATCCCCGAACCTGCACCGAAGATGACCACACGACCCTTGTCGAGGTGACGCATGGCGCGGCGCGGGATGTAGGGCTCGGCGACCTGGCCCATCGTGATCGCGGTCTGCACGCGGGTGTCGACGCCCTCCTTCTCGAGGAAGTCCTGCAGCGCGAGACAGTTCATGACGGTGCCGAGCATGCCCATGTAGTCGGCTCGGGCCCGGTCCATGCCGGCCTGCTGGAGCTCGGCACCCCGGAAGAAGTTGCCACCGCCGACGACGATCGCGACCTCGACACCGGAGGCGGCCACCGCGGCGACCTCCTTGGCGATCGAGGAGACCACGATCGGATCGACACCGACCTCACCGCCACCGAAGTTCTCTCCGGACAGCTTGATCAAGATGCGCTGGTAGCGGGTCATACCGTGGCCTTTCCTCGGACGACGTCCTGCCGGGTGTTGCACGTGGGGGTGGCGTACGAAAGGGCCGGTCCGATGATGACCATCTGGATCATCGGACCGGCCCCTTTCGTCGTACGTTGCTGCTTAACCTAACTGATCGCGCCGGTGAGGTGCGGAGTCAGGACGGTTCA
The sequence above is drawn from the Nocardioides albertanoniae genome and encodes:
- a CDS encoding LOG family protein, giving the protein MKRHRGRHVDIESADELDEHLAAGAGSLRGWRLRAVDLTSRSATLRKAELAGATFLGCRFAPGDGDYVEDEGALVMPVIPEAPVDVYRSDLYTADELYDDPIYARSLDARAYAWLQQPLDADDELAIALHDHAIDAALEQWVGAQREAGQRIVGVMGGHALQRGEEAYAQAARLAQHLAGHHVVATGGGPGAMEAANLGAYLAQAPAAVLESALEQLATVPTFRPSIRAWAQVALGVREGFEGQPERSLGIPTWHYGHEPPNVFAGAIAKYFRNATREAVLLEVCDGGIVFLPGAGGTVQEVFQDACENYYADASAVAPMVLVGRRYWTEELPVWPLLQALARGREMEPHVHLVDSADEVLEVIGAGVPG
- a CDS encoding glycosyltransferase family 4 protein; the encoded protein is MSISLDRAPLVAANAEPLRVLLVTESFLPQVNGVTNSVRRVLEHLAVDGHTVEVVAPTGPSEYAGFPVTRTRGATFWVYKDFRVGIETRRKLRSVMTRFSPDVVHVASPALLGRQAVHVAKELGIPSVAIYQTDLVGFWDKYKAVGGPQAAAMLTRQAHSAADRTLAPSSSALTQLEGLGVQRTGLWPRGVDVELFHPSRIDHDLRRQLAPNGETIVGYVGRLAQEKELHLLAALAHNPAYKVVLVGGGPQERELRQLLPNATFLGVLQGDELGAAYASLDVFVHTGSHETFCQAVQEALASGIPVVAPRSGGPLDLVVEGVTGYFYDPGSRDALGSRVAQLHNDPLMRLRMGREARKSVAHKSWGAVNAALVGHYRDVIRARRLR
- the rlmN gene encoding 23S rRNA (adenine(2503)-C(2))-methyltransferase RlmN yields the protein MEGRRLPLVMAPPKGRGKPPRHLADLDLAGRQDAAKEAGLPGFRAKQLSLHYFERLVDDPEKMTDLPAGQRQELVNTFLPDLMTPIRQQEADKGTTRKTLWKLFDGALVESVLMRYSDRATVCISSQAGCGMACPFCATGQGGLERNMSTAEIVHQVVVAARQMASGEIPGGPGRLSNVVFMGMGEPMANYKALMGAVRRLTSPAPEGLGLSARHVTVSTVGLVPRIKQLTEEGIPVTLALSLHAPDDELRNELVPINTRFSVAETVEAAWNYARVTGRRVSIEYAMMRGINDQAWRADMLADVLNGYGDWGWVHVNLIPLNPTPGSKWTASDPADEREFVRRLEAKGISTTVRDTRGREIDGACGQLAAAE
- a CDS encoding histidine phosphatase family protein, which translates into the protein MLFLVRHGRPVQVRGVAAEHWELDPAGFDDVWALRDRLPAGATWYSSPETKAQQTAQLLTDGEVGVVEGLREHVRGGAWVEDFQATVERAFADPTVPAYDGWEPLEECRARVMKAAAGILSAHAGEDVVLVGHGTAWTVLASELTGTLPDVARWRNLGMPDVVTVAPR
- a CDS encoding phosphatidate cytidylyltransferase → MTEPQVSRTPPSPSSAASEPPKKDYGRAGRNLPAAIGSAVVLLVAIALSLMFVKTAFMVIVVACVVAAVWELHRGLVAKDMDVPEQPLMIGGTVMVLVAYFLGSDALVTATAVSALVIMLWVLRRGVDGYVRTSAASVLTLLYIPFLGSFVGLMLGEGGGWTSGGFSDDGVLGIIVWVLLTIMSDIGGYIAGVLFGKHAMAPVISPKKSWEGFAGSVVFTVATGIGLVVWLLDGSWWIGVALGVVACVMAVLGDLVESVIKRDLGVKDMSQIIPGHGGLMDRLDSLLATVAPVWLILHYAVF
- the frr gene encoding ribosome recycling factor; its protein translation is MNDILNEADSKMVKSVDSTREDFATIRAGRATPSMFNKILVDYYGTPTPIQQLASFTSPEPRIINIAPFDIGAMPNLEKAIRDSDLGVNPSNDGKVLRAVFPELTEERRKEYIKLAKEKGEQGRVSVRQVRQKAKQSLEKLEKDGEASKDDVSGAEKRLDSLTKKHTEAIDELLKSKEAELLEV
- the pyrH gene encoding UMP kinase yields the protein MTRYQRILIKLSGENFGGGEVGVDPIVVSSIAKEVAAVAASGVEVAIVVGGGNFFRGAELQQAGMDRARADYMGMLGTVMNCLALQDFLEKEGVDTRVQTAITMGQVAEPYIPRRAMRHLDKGRVVIFGAGSGMPFFSTDTVAAQRALEVHAEVVLMAKSGVDGVYTADPKKDPTATKYDELTFAEALQKQLKIADATAFALCMENKMPIVVYGAEDKGAVYRIVQGEKIGTLVTAG